One genomic segment of Alosa sapidissima isolate fAloSap1 chromosome 13, fAloSap1.pri, whole genome shotgun sequence includes these proteins:
- the gpr107 gene encoding protein GPR107 — protein MASDKRYVYAGAVGFLSYFIIGCHARLHHLVLKDDIRQKVHLNTFGFYKNGYMTVSLNSLMINEVSIEEVDSSTIGFILDKTNSNGFASYLDDDSGFCVLKKTPSSDAVVLLLLDFNGPEVTIKTSAEEGLFPQIIPILARSADAGPDGKQEKDVAKTDESKVTKEPPVVTIKEPTYPLVKRGDSYSFRFYFNVTTDDQQGLYNFYFYNCYSRNAQTNLLKFSLDINIEEKNPNSFLSAGEIPLPKLYIFMSMLFFIIGTLWVHVLHTRSADVYKIHWLMAALPFTKSLSLVFHAIDYYYISNQGFPIEGWAVVYYITHLLKGALLFITIALIGTGWAFVKHILSDKDKKIFMIVIPLQVLANVAYIIIESTEEGSSEYGLWMEILFLVDLLCCGAILFPVVWSIRHLQEASATDGKAAINLAQLKLFRHYYVMIVCYIYFTRIIAILIKIIVPFQWKWLYQLLDELATLTFFFLTGHKFRPASYNPYLLLSVEDEEDLEMDDVITTSTALGEGVKKVKKISNGPSEETESVA, from the exons ATGGCGTCTGACAAAAGATATGTATACGCGGGGGCTGTGggttttttgtcatattttatTATTGGATGCCACGCCAGACTACACCATCTTGTACTAAAG GATGACATCCGGCAGAAAGTACACCTGAACACCTTTGGGTTTTACAAAAATGGTTACATGACTGTGAGCCTGAATAGCCTCATGATAAATGAGGTGTCAATCGAAGAAGTTGATAGCAGCACG ATTGGATTCATTTTGGACAAAACTAACAGCAATGGGTTTGCTTCATATTTG gatgaTGACTCTGGGTTTTGTGTCCTGAAGAAGACACCCAGTAGTGATGCTGTGGTGTTGCTTCTGTTGGATTTCAACGGGCCTGA AGTAACCATAAAGACCTCAGCAGAGGAAGGTCTCTTTCCCCAAATCATACCTATCCTGGCAAGAAGTGCAGACGCAGGACCAGATGGGAAGCAGGAGAAAGATGTGGCCAAAACag ATGAGTCTAAAGTCACAAAGGAGCCTCCTGTG GTTACTATCAAAGAGCCCACATATCCTTTGGTGAAGAGGGGGGATAGTTACTCATTCAGA TTTTATTTCAATGTCACCACTGATGACCAGCAAGGCTTGTACAACTTCTACTTCTACAACTGCTACAGCAGGAACGCTCAGACTAACCTGCTGAAGTTCAGCCTTGAT ATCAATATTGAGGAGAAGAACCCTAACAGCTTCCTGTCGGCGGGCGAGATCCCTCTGCCTAAGCTCTACATCTTCATGTCCATGCTCTTTTTCATCATTGGGACACTCTGGGTCCACGTGCTGCACACCAGGAG tGCGGATGTTTACAAAATCCACTGGCTTATGGCAGCTCTTCCTTTCACCAAATCACTCTCTTTGGTGTTCCATGCG ATTGACTACTACTACATCTCCAACCAGGGCTTCCCCATTGAGGGATGGGCTGTTGTCTATTACATCACACATCT GTTAAAGGGTGCTCTCTTGTTCATCACAATAGCCTTGATAGGGACTGGTTGGGCATTTGTGAAGCACATTCTCTCCGACAAAGATAAGAAGATCTTCATGATAGTTATCCCTCTTCAG GTGTTGgccaatgtagcctacattatcaTCGAGTCAACAGAGGAGGGCAGCAGTGAGTATGGTTTGTGGATGGAGATCCTCTTCCTGGTGGACCTGCTGTGCTGTGGGGCCATCCTGTTCCCTGTAGTCTG GTCAATCAGACATCTTCAGGAGGCATCAGCTACAGATGGAAAAG CTGCTATCAATCTTGCCCAGCTGAAGCTGTTTAGACACTACTATGTGATG ATTGTGTGCTACATTTATTTCACGCGCATAATTGCCATTCTCATCAAAATCATAGTGCCCTTCCAGTGGAAATGGCTGTACCAG CTGCTGGATGAGTTGGCCACGCTGACCTTCTTCTTCCTGACGGGGCACAAGTTCCGGCCCGCCTCCTACAACCCCTACCTGCTCCTGTCtgtggaggatgaagaggaccTGGAGATGGATGATGT GATAACTACATCGACCGCTTTGGGAGAAGGAGTCAAGAAGGTGAAGAAGATCTCCAACGGGCCGTCAGAAGAAACTGAGAGTGTGGCATGA